DNA from Eucalyptus grandis isolate ANBG69807.140 chromosome 5, ASM1654582v1, whole genome shotgun sequence:
GCCaagttctttcttttgcaaGATGAACCCAAAAtcgttttttccttttaaaaaaaaaaaatccaatttttggtAAAGAATATTTCACTTCCCGGGTGAAATCCCATTTTTGGCGAAACaatattatattcatttttttatatttttttcaattataaagaTAATgcccttgtttttttttaatatgcaaAAACCACTTTTTCATAGCAGTCCTTTTTTCCTATTAAATGAGTTCATTTTgtcaaagtaaaaaagaaaattagactgTTAAAGAGTAGTCTACAAAACAAAGAATTAAATGATTGAAAATAGTGTCAaacctcaaaaaaaaattattgaatatAGTGACTTTTTTTACCCAAATTAGTTCATCAACTTTgtcttgattcatttttttttttgttatcgaTGCAACAATCTCTTTTATTTGAGTATATCGGTTGAATACAATTacaatttcattcattttaattgTTATTAACTCCAACTATACATTAATCATTCTAGTTTTTGTATcaaatagattatgaaaaattaGCATAAATGGGAGGATTTtaatactaaaaataaatgcactttttttttttaaaaaatttagaaaaggtTAATATTTTAGTAAGGCATCAAACTTTGTTGATTTACAATCTAACAAAAACACTTTAGAGGAATTTTATTCTGTTCACTTTGACATAATAGAATTTAATTAATGCTATTTTATGTAAAAGAATAATGAGGATATTGAACATAAAAgaattaattttcttctttattgatTGGTGCCTGttctaataatatttaaaaggtTCAATTATGAAAAGCTTAATCTTTCGTAATTAAGCTTCGTCAGCTTAATTTTTCAGAATAATCAGTTGATCCATAATAATCTAACTTAACTTTCTTATTACAAATAatcatcattttaaaaataataaaaaaaccaaaattaataAGAACTTGGAATATCATCTAGTatataattttcataaattagttttcattaatcttttagtaaaaataaattagtcttGCCGAAAAAAAAAGTGCGAGAAAATCATATGatataaaactaatttacaGGAAAACCCACCAGCCATTGAAGTACTGAATGTTGCCCCCAAGCCGCTCCTTCACTCACCACCGTCTCCGGCGGCGCCGCCGCGATCTCCGGCATCGCTCCGTCGCAGGTAACGGCGACTGCTCTGCCGCCGCCATACGTGCATGAAGTCGCGTATCTTTGTATTCCTCCTTCGCACGGATTGATTCTGTTCCACCGTACAGAGAGGCCGCGGCACCGTCGTCTCCGGCTCGACAGCGCGAGGAGCTCCGGAacaccgccgccgccatccaCAGGTAAAGCCGAATCCAGGGGCTTCGGCGGCTTCTCTATTTCGATTTGGGTTCATGTCGCCGGGATTGCTCCGTTGATGTCTCTGTTCTCCGGCGACCATCTGGTTTTTTTCTGCTCGTTAGACGTGGGTGTCGATTGAAGCAGAAGAATTTTCGATCTTGATTTATGTTGGAGGGCATGAACTTGCGATGGAATGGATGTGTGTGATGTGTAGGATTGATGTTGTATGTATACCGAGGAATTTGCGCATTTGTTAGAAGCCGAGCTCGTTTGTACATCGCCTTGTAGATGTCTTGTTTCAATCTTCAAAGTGCAGGTTGAGTAGCTGCAGAAACTTGATTGCATTCCCATTTACTCAtattttgatgtttttttttttcctgcttatGATCGAGTTAGTATTACATACAATTCTCTTTGTATTTCAGTGAATACTAGGCCGACAATCAGTCCCGGATTTGCTGTTCTAACCAGGCTTCACCGTCCCTTTTTCTAGTTTTAGTTGCTGAGTTGAATTAGAAGTTCTTCCCTGAACTTTGAAGAGGAATGTGTTAATTTCATTGCCGTGCTATGTTTTAGTATTGTCCTTAGTGCGCGTCGATGTGGgacttggtttttctttcttttttcctccactGTCCTTACGACTAAGTGCATTATGCAGAGGGGATAGCAAATGGAGTTTTGCCCGACTTGTGGAAACTTGTTGCAGTACGAGTTGCCTCATAGGGAGCGGCCAGCCAGATTTTTCTGCCCAACTTGTCCCTATGTCTGTAATATCGAGACCAAGGCAGGAATTTGCTTTGTTCCTGTTGTTGCTCGGCCCTTGGACATATCTTTGGCATGAATTTTTTTACGACCACAGCCTTGGTCGTCCGTTTGCAGGTTAAGATAAAGAGGAAGCAACATCTGGTTAGGAAGAAGATGGACCCCGTGTTCTCGGAAGAAGATAGGAGAAATGGACCCCAAACTGATGGCGGTCtgtctttctttcccttttatttcctgAGTTCTTTCTGCACCTTCCTTGGCTTGAATAAGCTAATGGATAGGAAATAAATTAGGCCTATAAATCACTAAAGATTCATAGCTGATGAAGAGTGTTTTCTTGTAATCTTatgaaaagttattttcttaaaGCAGCTCAAAAGTTAAGTAAATAAGAAAGCAAGGGCGGCAGTCTCTCTTTTTGATAGTGGTGATGAAGCAATAAAACTACAAAGAGAAATCTATAGTATGTGTTATCCTTGTAGGATCTCCCTGTGTTCTAACTGCCAATGGTTGTACGTGCCACaaccaaagaataaaaatagcAATAAGAAAACAACATTGAGAAACTGGGTTCAACTGTGCAAATCCATGTTTTCATCTTTGTTGAGATGAAGAAAAGCACTTACTGCTGTTGTCTAGTTTGCCGATTGTTTTTGGAGTTGGTGTCCTGATATATTCAGGTACTTTATTTCTATACCTTGAGAGATGTTGTTAAAGTTATCAGATGTTATGCTTCATATTTGGTTGACCTGAGAGTTgagatttttggcattgtataaTTCTAATGCTTCATATTTGGTTGACCTGAGAGTTgagatttttggcattgtataaTTCTAAAAGCTATAGGTATCATAGTATAGCTGTCATGTTGCTGTTTAAGTTGGCCTTAAGCGCAATCATAACTACGTCGTCACTTGTTCTTATTTGTCTGATATACATTGATATTTGTTTGATCATGGTGCATTATGTTTGGAGTGGTGGGGTTGTTGATTCGTTTTCCATTTGCAGTGACATGCCCACACTGCGGCCATGGAAAGGCTATCTACCATCAAGCCCAGATCCGTTCTGCTGATGAGCCGATGACAACATTCTATTGGTGCCTGAACGAGAAATGTAAAAGAACTGGCGGGAGGATTGAGCTCTCGGTGCCACAGTCGCAAAGCCAATTCAGTACCCCGCGTGGCCTAAAGGCAGAACTGGAAATCATGTTCAACTGGTATTTGGGCCTTGTAGAAACCGTGATCTCAATGTTTTATCCTTTCCCAGATGTTGCATGGCGAACATAATTTGTCTTCTTCGGTGTCTGTCTTCACTTGAAAGAAACAGATTGAATTAGGAGGGAAAAGAAAGCATTCTCTCCGGTGGATTCCTCCTCCTGGAACATGAAAAGTGAACCAGACAGGCATGAGAAACAGCACATGCGACGGGGATAGTGGCTTGTCATTTGTTGAGTGCACTTGGGTTGATGTTGCTGAATAGGATTTCCACATTGAATAAGCtttatctgatttttttctGGTAACCCAACATTCTAGGGTTTTATAGAGATTGGATAGATTACCATGTTAATAGGTTCAGATTTGAGTACCCTCATAATAATCTCTTCGATACAAGTACAGGGCTTCCAATCATAGCAGAGCGATCGATATATGATGCGACCTCATTGAGTAccggttttttcttttctctttttggtctGTTGAGTGCCCAGGTTAAATAACTGCCTGTACACATTCTCTCGAGTCATCATCATTTAGAAAGGCTATCTACCATCAAGCCCAGATCCGTTCTGCTGATGAGCCGATGACAACATTCTATTGGTGCCTGAACGAGAAATGTGGCAAGAACTGGCGGGAAGATTGAGCTCTCTGTGCCACAGTCACAAAGCCGATTCAGTACCCCCGTGTGGCCTAAAAGGCAGGACTGGAAATCACGTTCAACTGGTACTTGGGCCTAGTAGAAACCATGATTTCGATGTTTTATCCTTTCCCGGATGTTGCATGCGCTCCTTCGGCATCTGTCTTCACTTAAAAGAAACAGATTGAATTAGGAGGAGGGAAAAGAAAGCATTCTCTCCGGTGGATTCCTCATCCTGGAACATGAAAAGTGAACTAGACAGACACGAGAAACATCACATATGACGGGGATAGTGGCTTGTTATTTGTTGAGTGCACTAGTGGGGTTGATGTTGCTAAATAGGAGTTCCCCATTGAATAGCTTGATGTTGGCAAGAGAAGTTAACCATATCTGATTTTCTATCCTTACCCAACAATCTAGGGCTTTATAGAGATCGAATAGATTATCTATGTTAATAGGTTTGGATTTGAGTACCCTCATAATAATCTCTTCGATACAAGTATAGAGCTTCCAACCAAAGCAGAGTGATTGACGTATGATGCAACCTCATGGAGtacccttttctctttttgggtcTGTTGAGTAGCCAGCTTAAATAACTGCCTGTACACATTCTCTCGAATTATCATCATTTGGAGAGGAGAAATCCGTTGCGATTAGTGGAGTACTCAATGACTCGAACCTCGCAATGAAAGGAGTCAGCTGGCGGGAAGTTATGTACATTACAGATCTATACCGTCCCAATCGCTAATGACATAAATTTCGTTAAGAGACGGGATTTGATCGACAGGTAACCTTCCTTGTGTGTGTATTGATTCTGACAATAAGCTTTCCAGGTGTAATTCTAGGAGCGAATATGTTTGGACCATATTCATCATAATCAAAAATTTATAAGAGATTCTAGTTCTCTGCGTTCATTGTTCATGATTGTGTTACGTCTCGATAATCAAGGACGACgatataaattgaaaaat
Protein-coding regions in this window:
- the LOC104445345 gene encoding DNA-directed RNA polymerase III subunit RPC10 isoform X2 → MEFCPTCGNLLQYELPHRERPARFFCPTCPYVCNIETKVKIKRKQHLVRKKMDPVFSEEDRRNGPQTDGVTCPHCGHGKAIYHQAQIRSADEPMTTFYWCLNEKCGKNWRED
- the LOC104445345 gene encoding DNA-directed RNA polymerase III subunit RPC10 isoform X1, with the protein product MEFCPTCGNLLQYELPHRERPARFFCPTCPYVCNIETKVKIKRKQHLVRKKMDPVFSEEDRRNGPQTDGVTCPHCGHGKAIYHQAQIRSADEPMTTFYWCLNEKCKRTGGRIELSVPQSQSQFSTPRGLKAELEIMFNWYLGLVETVISMFYPFPDVAWRT